The Thiothrix subterranea genome has a segment encoding these proteins:
- the truC gene encoding tRNA pseudouridine(65) synthase TruC — MLEILYRDEHLVAINKPSGLLVHRSLIDRHETRFAIQLTRDQIGQKVYPVHRLDKPTSGVLLFALDSDTARCLNAQFTAGQVQKTYLAIVRGRTPEQGVIDHPLTEELDKLADSQADQNKPAQPAVSHYQRLMSFEVPYAVDRYPTSRYSLVELCPKTGRKHQLRRHLKHISHHLIGDTTHGNGKHNRFFREQFACQRLLLHAASLECVHPHSHAALKLAASPPEDFSQVVRLLLPFQEPPITSV, encoded by the coding sequence ATGCTGGAAATCCTCTACCGCGATGAACATTTGGTGGCAATCAACAAACCCTCCGGCTTGTTGGTGCATCGCAGCCTGATTGACCGCCACGAAACCCGTTTTGCGATTCAGCTTACCCGCGATCAGATTGGGCAGAAAGTTTACCCCGTGCATCGACTCGACAAACCGACTTCCGGTGTCTTGCTGTTTGCACTGGATAGTGACACGGCACGGTGCTTGAATGCGCAATTCACCGCAGGGCAAGTGCAGAAAACTTACCTCGCAATCGTGCGCGGGCGTACCCCCGAACAAGGCGTGATTGATCACCCGCTCACCGAAGAACTCGACAAGCTGGCGGATTCACAAGCCGACCAAAATAAACCCGCGCAGCCAGCCGTCAGTCATTACCAGCGTTTAATGAGTTTTGAAGTGCCGTATGCGGTGGATCGTTACCCCACCAGCCGCTATTCCTTGGTAGAGCTATGCCCTAAAACAGGGCGCAAGCATCAATTGCGCCGTCACTTGAAACACATCTCCCACCATCTGATCGGTGACACTACACACGGAAACGGCAAGCATAACCGTTTTTTTCGCGAACAATTTGCCTGCCAGCGGCTGCTGTTACACGCGGCAAGCTTAGAATGTGTACACCCTCATTCTCATGCAGCCCTGAAATTAGCGGCGTCGCCACCGGAAGATTTCAGTCAGGTGGTACGCTTATTGCTACCTTTCCAAGAACCACCAATAACTAGTGTATGA
- a CDS encoding CBS domain-containing protein has translation MKTVSDILAKKGSEILSISPTVTVIDAVKAMAQQKVGALLVLEAGKLRGIVSEQDYTRKVILTCLNAEQMLVQDIMTRQVVVTRPDQPVQEVMAIMTERRIRHLPVMHNGELVGLVSIGDLVKEIISEQQFIIAQLENYIHG, from the coding sequence ATGAAAACCGTCAGCGATATTCTCGCCAAAAAAGGCAGTGAAATACTCAGTATCAGCCCAACTGTCACCGTGATTGATGCCGTGAAAGCAATGGCGCAGCAAAAAGTCGGCGCATTGCTGGTACTGGAAGCAGGCAAACTCAGAGGCATTGTGTCAGAGCAGGATTACACCCGCAAAGTGATTCTGACCTGCCTCAATGCCGAACAAATGTTAGTGCAAGACATTATGACGCGGCAGGTCGTGGTCACGCGACCCGACCAGCCGGTTCAGGAAGTGATGGCAATCATGACCGAGCGCCGCATTCGCCATTTGCCGGTAATGCACAATGGCGAATTGGTCGGGCTGGTTTCCATTGGCGATTTAGTCAAGGAAATCATCTCGGAGCAGCAATTCATTATCGCGCAACTGGAAAACTACATTCACGGGTAA
- the ycaO gene encoding 30S ribosomal protein S12 methylthiotransferase accessory factor YcaO yields MPTQTFIPGKDAALEASIAVMQDKLQRLGFHIEEASWLNPIANVWSVHIRDRDCPMLFTNGKGASQKAALASALGEYFERLSTNYFWADFYLGKTIADSNFVHHPAEKWFALDGSGNLPAGLLDEDALSFYDPETSLDAVKLVDINSGNEERGICALPYVRQCDGATVWFPVNIIGNLYVSNGMSAGNTATEARTQALSEIFERHIKFRIIAEGICLPDVPEAIIARYPHIQAGIAELRAAGFGILVKDASLGGQYPVMCVTLLNPDDQGVYASFGAHPRFEVALERSLTELLQGRALDRLAGFSEPSFELDDVASPQNLETHFIDSSGPLHWDFLWNEPDYEFVDWNFSGTTEEECQHLMERIHADDFDIYIMDFEHLGVYACRIIVPEMSEIYQVEDLEWDNNSTGNAVREAILHLPDLEDEECTELFDTIEELGLDDHQPVAALIGLAPDAGSLWADLRVGELKTLLALAMDDEDAIREGCQWIRHFEQINDERRRVYRCIEALLDMDDVAGYMPNVGLLYGETALQQAQALLDGSVRFWGITAPTLELHGCDTHQRLLTAYRKVYPTLAAL; encoded by the coding sequence ATGCCAACACAAACCTTTATTCCGGGCAAAGATGCCGCACTGGAAGCGTCGATTGCGGTAATGCAAGACAAGCTACAGCGCCTTGGTTTCCACATCGAGGAAGCTTCATGGCTGAACCCGATTGCCAATGTGTGGTCAGTCCACATCCGCGATCGTGATTGCCCGATGTTGTTCACCAATGGCAAAGGCGCATCGCAGAAAGCCGCGCTTGCCAGTGCCTTGGGTGAATATTTCGAGCGCCTCAGCACCAACTATTTCTGGGCGGATTTCTATCTGGGCAAGACCATTGCCGATAGCAATTTTGTGCATCACCCTGCGGAAAAATGGTTCGCCTTGGATGGTTCCGGCAATTTACCCGCCGGTTTGTTGGATGAGGACGCCTTAAGTTTTTACGACCCGGAAACCAGTTTGGATGCGGTCAAATTAGTCGATATTAATTCCGGCAACGAAGAGCGTGGCATCTGTGCCTTGCCCTACGTGCGCCAGTGTGACGGGGCAACCGTGTGGTTTCCGGTCAATATTATCGGTAATTTGTACGTCAGCAATGGCATGTCGGCAGGCAATACCGCCACGGAAGCACGTACTCAAGCTTTATCGGAAATTTTCGAGCGCCACATCAAGTTCCGCATTATTGCGGAAGGAATCTGTCTGCCGGATGTACCGGAAGCGATTATTGCGCGTTATCCGCATATTCAGGCCGGTATTGCGGAATTACGCGCCGCCGGTTTTGGCATTTTGGTGAAAGATGCGTCATTGGGTGGGCAATACCCGGTGATGTGCGTGACCTTGCTGAACCCCGATGATCAGGGTGTGTATGCCAGTTTTGGGGCGCATCCGCGTTTTGAAGTGGCGCTGGAACGTTCCCTCACGGAACTCTTGCAGGGCAGGGCGTTGGATCGCTTGGCGGGTTTTTCTGAGCCGAGTTTTGAGCTGGACGATGTGGCTTCCCCGCAAAATCTGGAAACGCATTTCATTGATTCCAGCGGCCCGCTGCACTGGGATTTCTTGTGGAATGAACCCGATTACGAATTTGTCGACTGGAATTTCAGTGGCACGACCGAGGAAGAGTGCCAGCATTTGATGGAACGCATCCATGCGGATGATTTCGACATCTATATTATGGATTTCGAGCATTTGGGCGTGTATGCCTGCCGCATTATTGTGCCGGAAATGTCTGAAATTTATCAGGTCGAAGATCTGGAGTGGGACAATAACAGCACGGGCAATGCGGTACGCGAGGCGATTCTGCATTTGCCGGATTTGGAAGATGAGGAATGCACCGAGCTGTTCGATACCATTGAAGAGTTGGGTTTGGATGATCACCAGCCGGTGGCAGCGCTGATTGGGTTAGCGCCGGATGCGGGTTCGCTGTGGGCGGATTTACGGGTCGGCGAGTTGAAAACCTTGCTGGCATTGGCGATGGATGACGAAGACGCGATTCGGGAAGGTTGCCAGTGGATTCGCCATTTCGAGCAAATCAATGACGAGCGCCGCCGCGTGTACCGTTGCATCGAAGCCTTGTTGGACATGGATGATGTGGCGGGTTATATGCCAAATGTGGGTTTATTGTACGGTGAAACCGCGTTGCAACAGGCGCAAGCCTTGCTGGATGGCAGCGTGCGCTTCTGGGGTATTACCGCGCCAACGTTGGAATTGCACGGTTGCGACACGCACCAGCGTTTGCTGACGGCATACCGGAAGGTTTATCCGACATTAGCAGCGCTGTAA
- a CDS encoding anti-sigma factor encodes MSRSGTARKNWLMVSLLLTVLLAGILLALPHFRDVHADTATDGLATLREELLANPTSISGNWLRTLNPIVKDVQGDLVWNSTQQQGVLRIRNLPKPKAGQFYQLWLYDAQGNSADGISGGLLTQGVGSEELFMEINTATPVQEPYKFEFTLQSNQQETGQILLMVQP; translated from the coding sequence ATGTCACGGAGTGGCACTGCTCGTAAAAATTGGCTCATGGTGTCCCTGCTACTCACGGTATTATTGGCAGGGATACTGTTAGCGCTGCCCCATTTTCGGGATGTACACGCGGATACTGCCACCGATGGTTTAGCAACATTACGTGAAGAATTATTAGCAAACCCCACCAGTATTAGCGGTAACTGGCTGCGCACGCTGAACCCGATTGTCAAAGATGTTCAAGGGGATTTGGTTTGGAATAGCACACAACAACAAGGGGTATTACGCATTCGGAATTTACCCAAACCCAAAGCGGGTCAGTTTTACCAATTGTGGTTATACGATGCGCAGGGCAATTCAGCGGATGGAATTTCAGGCGGGCTATTAACCCAAGGCGTTGGCAGCGAAGAATTGTTTATGGAAATAAACACCGCTACACCGGTTCAGGAACCGTACAAGTTCGAGTTTACCTTACAAAGCAATCAACAGGAGACGGGGCAAATATTATTAATGGTTCAACCTTAA
- a CDS encoding DUF1287 domain-containing protein, whose protein sequence is MRRFMRYFVWLFLLLLILYMGWEAYQRFIKPPVPVIPPPVTIIPPPVIKPPPLLEPKPPAHVRSLLDSVYKQVEVTRAYDPAYVNLKYPGGDVPESTGVCADVVVRAFRAQGVDLQRELHEDMRKAFHEYPRKWGMKRPDTNIDHRRVYNLMRFFERKGASLPITQNPADYQPGDVVAWDLGKGQAHIGIVSHYVTEDGRPLMGHNVAYGTNIEDALFFWPIIGHYRYFNQSKP, encoded by the coding sequence ATGCGGCGTTTTATGCGGTATTTCGTGTGGCTGTTTTTGCTACTGCTGATTTTGTACATGGGCTGGGAGGCTTATCAGCGTTTTATCAAGCCACCTGTGCCGGTGATACCGCCGCCCGTTACGATTATTCCGCCGCCGGTGATTAAGCCGCCACCGCTGTTAGAACCAAAACCGCCCGCTCATGTGCGTTCTTTACTGGATTCGGTTTATAAACAGGTGGAAGTGACCCGTGCGTATGACCCCGCCTATGTGAATCTAAAATACCCCGGCGGTGATGTGCCAGAATCCACCGGCGTTTGCGCGGATGTGGTGGTGCGTGCCTTTCGTGCGCAAGGTGTTGATTTACAACGTGAGTTACACGAGGATATGCGCAAAGCATTCCATGAATACCCACGAAAATGGGGCATGAAGCGTCCCGACACCAATATTGACCACCGTCGCGTCTATAACCTAATGCGTTTTTTCGAGCGCAAGGGTGCATCGCTGCCCATTACCCAAAACCCCGCCGATTACCAACCGGGTGATGTGGTAGCGTGGGATCTGGGTAAAGGGCAAGCGCACATTGGCATTGTGAGCCATTACGTCACCGAGGATGGGCGACCCTTAATGGGGCATAATGTGGCGTATGGCACGAATATCGAAGATGCCCTGTTTTTTTGGCCGATCATCGGGCATTACCGCTATTTCAACCAGTCCAAGCCTTAA
- a CDS encoding non-heme iron oxygenase ferredoxin subunit, whose translation MNNSRLDAGSINEIKPGKMKRVDAGNGKRILVCHVDGEFYAVDDMCTHEDASLYLGCLHGDRVQCSLHGAEFSVKTGAPMAEPAEIPLKTYAVSVEDGRIFVTV comes from the coding sequence ATGAATAATTCCCGACTCGATGCTGGCAGTATAAACGAAATCAAGCCCGGAAAAATGAAGCGTGTTGACGCAGGCAATGGCAAACGCATTCTCGTGTGTCACGTCGACGGCGAATTTTACGCGGTGGATGATATGTGTACGCACGAAGATGCGTCGCTCTACCTCGGCTGTTTGCACGGGGATCGAGTGCAATGTTCCTTGCATGGTGCAGAATTCAGCGTCAAAACGGGTGCGCCGATGGCAGAACCCGCAGAAATTCCACTCAAAACCTATGCGGTCAGCGTCGAAGACGGGCGCATTTTTGTGACGGTATAA
- a CDS encoding SDR family oxidoreductase translates to MSIVNQKVWIMGCGDIGRRVARLYQNEGTKAIGWVRSEESLHKGLAQGIAMRKGDVDRGSYFSIFALDEALVYWFMPPQPSGETDDRIRRFLKGVDAAPQRVVLISTTGVYGDCDGRWIDESEPLKPVAARAKRRTDAENTVQEWAARFGGEIVILRVPGIYAPDRLPLERLKRGEPVLTEAEAPWTNRIHADDLAMVCKRAMEAAPAGAIYNATDGHPSTMTDYFNQVADYAGLPRPPQISMSEAQASMSAGMLSYLQESRRIRNDKLLTELNIRLQYPSLSAGLGMLKG, encoded by the coding sequence ATGAGTATAGTTAACCAAAAAGTGTGGATTATGGGCTGTGGCGACATTGGTCGCCGCGTCGCACGGTTATACCAAAACGAGGGTACGAAGGCTATAGGCTGGGTACGCAGCGAGGAATCCTTGCATAAAGGCTTGGCACAAGGCATTGCCATGCGCAAGGGCGACGTGGATCGCGGCAGTTATTTCTCGATTTTCGCGCTGGATGAAGCACTGGTGTATTGGTTTATGCCCCCGCAACCGAGTGGCGAAACCGATGACCGCATCCGGCGTTTCCTCAAAGGAGTCGATGCTGCGCCACAACGGGTGGTGTTAATCAGCACCACCGGCGTTTACGGCGATTGCGACGGGCGTTGGATTGACGAATCCGAACCGCTCAAACCCGTTGCCGCCCGCGCCAAACGCCGTACCGATGCCGAAAATACGGTGCAAGAATGGGCAGCGCGTTTTGGTGGAGAGATTGTGATTTTGCGCGTCCCCGGCATTTACGCCCCCGACCGCTTGCCATTGGAACGCCTAAAACGTGGCGAACCCGTGCTGACGGAAGCCGAAGCGCCCTGGACAAACCGCATTCACGCCGACGATTTAGCGATGGTCTGCAAACGCGCCATGGAAGCCGCCCCCGCTGGCGCGATTTACAACGCCACCGACGGACACCCTTCCACCATGACCGATTATTTCAATCAAGTCGCGGATTACGCCGGATTACCGCGCCCGCCGCAAATCAGCATGAGCGAAGCCCAAGCCTCCATGAGCGCGGGCATGTTGTCGTATTTGCAAGAATCGCGGCGGATTCGTAACGATAAACTATTGACTGAATTAAACATCCGGTTACAGTACCCGTCCCTGAGCGCTGGTCTCGGCATGTTGAAAGGATAG
- the yjgA gene encoding ribosome biogenesis factor YjgA: protein MIDYANDDEEDDYISRSHFKREAEAMQALGERLITLRKEQLDQLDLSEKLYDSILLAQRLTANGAIRRQRQFIGKLMRTEILEPIEAKLAEWDRGGKAETARLHRLERWHDRLISSETMLGEWLKEYPDTDVQRMRSLIRNAQKEAETNKPPKSSRELFKLLREITAHESLR from the coding sequence ATGATTGATTACGCCAATGACGATGAAGAAGACGATTACATCAGCCGCAGCCACTTCAAGCGCGAAGCGGAAGCGATGCAAGCCTTGGGCGAACGCCTGATTACCCTGCGCAAAGAGCAGCTAGACCAGTTGGATTTATCCGAAAAGCTCTACGACTCGATTTTGCTGGCACAACGCTTGACCGCGAACGGCGCGATTCGTCGCCAACGCCAATTCATCGGCAAGCTGATGCGCACCGAAATTCTTGAGCCGATTGAAGCGAAACTCGCGGAATGGGATCGCGGTGGCAAAGCCGAAACCGCCCGCTTGCACCGTTTGGAACGCTGGCATGACCGCCTGATTAGCAGCGAAACGATGTTAGGCGAGTGGCTGAAAGAATACCCCGACACTGACGTGCAGCGGATGCGTAGCCTGATTCGCAACGCGCAAAAGGAAGCCGAGACCAACAAACCGCCGAAAAGTAGCCGTGAATTATTCAAGCTATTGCGGGAAATTACTGCGCACGAATCACTGCGCTAA
- the gloB gene encoding hydroxyacylglutathione hydrolase, translating to MIQVTPVPAFTDNYIWLIGNTDNPCVAIVDPGDATPVLDALTRLAKQPVAILITHHHRDHVGGIDQLLQAYPGLPVYGPANEKIPHLNQPLTEGADVHLESLGLNFHVMELPGHTAGHIVYYGEGSLFCGDTLFANGCGRVFDGTLHDLYASLQRIAQLPADTQVYCTHEYTVDNIGFAKWVEPDNPALDARLEESWALLDAGHPTVPFDLGREFDTNPFLRTHIPEVIAKAEEIAGRETHTPADVFAVLRIWKDTEYD from the coding sequence ATGATCCAAGTAACCCCAGTACCCGCTTTTACTGACAATTATATCTGGTTGATCGGTAATACAGACAATCCATGTGTCGCGATTGTCGACCCCGGTGATGCCACGCCGGTGTTGGATGCATTAACGCGGCTGGCAAAGCAACCGGTGGCTATTTTGATTACGCACCACCACCGTGACCACGTGGGGGGCATTGATCAGTTATTGCAAGCCTATCCCGGTTTGCCGGTTTACGGGCCTGCCAATGAAAAGATTCCGCACCTCAATCAGCCCTTGACGGAAGGCGCAGACGTTCACTTGGAATCACTCGGCTTGAATTTCCACGTCATGGAATTGCCGGGGCATACGGCTGGGCATATTGTCTATTACGGTGAAGGCAGTTTGTTCTGTGGTGATACCTTATTCGCTAACGGCTGTGGGCGGGTATTCGATGGCACCTTACATGATTTGTACGCTTCCCTGCAACGCATTGCGCAACTACCCGCCGACACGCAAGTGTATTGCACCCACGAATACACCGTGGATAACATCGGTTTCGCCAAATGGGTCGAGCCGGATAATCCCGCACTGGATGCGCGTTTGGAAGAATCCTGGGCGCTACTCGATGCAGGCCATCCCACCGTGCCGTTTGACTTGGGGCGCGAGTTTGACACCAACCCGTTTTTACGCACCCACATCCCCGAAGTGATTGCCAAAGCCGAAGAAATTGCCGGGCGCGAAACCCACACGCCTGCTGATGTGTTCGCGGTGCTGCGCATCTGGAAAGACACCGAATACGATTAG
- the gmk gene encoding guanylate kinase, with protein MNTRTGQLYIVSAPSGAGKSSLLNALRERVDKLVISVSHTTRQPRPGEQDGVHYHFTPVEVFRQQVADGNFLEYAQVFDNYYGTSRLSVDALRETGKDVILEIDWQGAQQVRERAESVISIFILPPSIEALSARLHGRGQDSAETIQRRMRDAKNEMSHYPEYDYLIINDDFATALDDLACIFRSERLKQAQQCQQHQALFNALVG; from the coding sequence ATGAATACACGCACAGGTCAGCTTTACATCGTGTCAGCCCCGTCTGGCGCGGGCAAATCCAGTTTATTAAATGCTTTGCGCGAGCGCGTGGATAAGCTGGTGATTTCGGTTTCACACACCACGCGCCAACCGCGCCCCGGCGAGCAAGACGGCGTGCATTACCACTTCACCCCCGTTGAGGTGTTTCGCCAGCAAGTAGCAGACGGTAACTTTTTGGAATACGCGCAAGTGTTCGACAATTACTACGGCACGTCACGTTTATCAGTGGATGCCTTACGCGAAACAGGCAAAGACGTGATCCTCGAAATTGATTGGCAAGGCGCACAGCAAGTCCGCGAACGTGCTGAATCCGTGATCAGCATTTTCATCCTACCGCCCAGTATCGAAGCCTTGAGCGCCCGTTTGCACGGACGTGGGCAAGACAGCGCAGAAACCATCCAACGCCGGATGCGCGATGCCAAAAACGAAATGTCGCATTACCCCGAATACGATTACCTGATTATCAACGACGATTTTGCGACCGCATTGGATGACTTAGCCTGCATTTTCCGCAGCGAACGCCTCAAACAAGCGCAGCAATGCCAACAACATCAGGCATTATTCAATGCATTGGTCGGTTAA
- a CDS encoding PaaI family thioesterase — protein MAFNAVKFARRWLAFLPEGRRLELYPPWWMMRIKVLALENEWRHIRIRLPLTWASRNMGGSMFGGFQASLADPIAPLACSKVFPEFHVWTRHLSVDFVRPGISDMELRFDFPPEKEVEIREELARRGRSTPSFEYGLYDSQGRLCTKVVCVVAIRPPEYLKGVGSAAA, from the coding sequence ATGGCATTTAACGCAGTTAAATTCGCACGGCGCTGGCTGGCATTCTTGCCAGAAGGACGACGGCTGGAGCTTTATCCACCTTGGTGGATGATGCGTATCAAAGTGCTGGCACTGGAAAATGAATGGCGGCATATCCGCATTCGCCTGCCATTAACGTGGGCTTCGCGCAATATGGGTGGCAGCATGTTTGGCGGGTTTCAAGCATCGTTGGCTGACCCAATTGCGCCATTGGCTTGCTCGAAAGTGTTTCCCGAATTCCATGTATGGACACGGCATTTGAGCGTGGATTTTGTGCGCCCCGGTATTAGCGACATGGAATTACGCTTTGATTTTCCGCCGGAAAAAGAAGTGGAAATCCGTGAGGAACTGGCGCGACGCGGACGCAGCACGCCAAGTTTTGAGTACGGTTTGTACGACAGCCAAGGGCGGCTGTGTACCAAAGTGGTGTGCGTGGTAGCGATACGCCCCCCGGAGTATTTGAAAGGCGTGGGATCAGCAGCAGCGTAG